In bacterium, a genomic segment contains:
- a CDS encoding DEAD/DEAH box helicase: MNTFQDMKLPQALVNTLQKMQFNKPTPIQNKAIPLALLGKDILGSAQTGTGKTGAFGIPLVAKLMSNSRGSALVMTPTRELASQIMEQLETMLGAHSKIKTSLLIGGEAMPKQIEQLKKRPRLIVGTPGRISDHLDRGGLMLHDTDFLVLDETDRMLDIGFSVQIKNIMKYLTRKRQTLLFSATLPKNIINIANEYLTNPARIEVNASCSAVKNIKQNTIKTNDMDKYSKLLAQLRDRTGSIIVFVKTKHNTERMSQKLVRAGHHSQAIHSDLNQNKRNRIIEEFRNKKYRILVATDIASRGLDISHIEHVINFDLPQCPEDYIHRIGRTGRAGAQGEALNLVSPSDMKKWNAISKLLDTTTRH; encoded by the coding sequence ATGAATACATTTCAAGATATGAAGCTTCCGCAAGCTTTAGTTAATACATTACAAAAGATGCAATTTAATAAACCCACACCCATACAAAATAAAGCAATACCACTTGCTCTTTTAGGCAAAGATATTCTAGGCTCTGCTCAAACTGGCACTGGAAAAACTGGTGCCTTTGGTATTCCTCTTGTGGCTAAGCTTATGTCAAATTCACGAGGCTCAGCATTGGTTATGACACCAACCCGCGAGCTTGCCAGCCAAATTATGGAGCAACTAGAAACTATGTTAGGAGCCCATTCAAAAATTAAAACATCGCTTCTTATTGGTGGAGAAGCAATGCCCAAACAAATAGAGCAGTTAAAAAAACGTCCTCGGTTAATTGTTGGAACACCAGGGCGGATCAGTGATCATTTAGATCGTGGAGGATTAATGCTTCATGATACGGACTTTCTTGTTTTAGATGAAACAGACCGTATGTTAGACATTGGTTTTTCGGTTCAAATCAAAAATATTATGAAGTACCTAACGCGTAAACGTCAAACGCTTTTGTTCTCTGCAACACTTCCAAAAAATATTATCAACATTGCCAATGAATATTTAACAAATCCAGCGCGTATTGAAGTGAATGCAAGTTGTTCAGCAGTTAAAAACATAAAACAAAATACCATTAAAACCAATGATATGGATAAATACTCTAAGCTGTTGGCACAGTTAAGAGATAGAACAGGGTCAATTATTGTATTTGTTAAAACCAAACATAATACAGAAAGAATGTCACAAAAGCTTGTAAGAGCGGGACATCATTCGCAAGCGATTCATAGTGATTTAAATCAAAACAAACGTAATCGTATTATTGAAGAATTTAGAAATAAAAAATATCGTATTTTGGTAGCTACCGATATTGCTTCTCGTGGCTTAGATATTTCACATATTGAACACGTGATTAACTTTGATTTACCTCAGTGCCCAGAGGACTATATCCACCGAATTGGAAGAACCGGTAGAGCCGGAGCTCAAGGTGAAGCTCTCAACCTAGTTAGCCCGTCAGATATGAAAAAATGGAATGCTATCAGTAAATTGCTTGATACAACTACCAGGCACTAA
- a CDS encoding alpha-ketoglutarate-dependent dioxygenase AlkB, whose amino-acid sequence MDLFEQLTNQPRNVLPYDGTVHYYGPIFAADEAQHYFDCLMKEVFWQHDQAIIYGKTITTKRKVAWYADQAFTYTYSKTTKTALPWLSVLLEIKSHVEKISQARYNACLLNLYHDGQEGISWHSDAEKELVAKAAIASLSFGAERKFSFKHKTNKEKRSCLLEAGSLLVMKDKTQSHWSHSLPTTKTVLKPRINLTFRLMRG is encoded by the coding sequence ATGGACCTTTTTGAACAACTTACTAATCAACCGCGGAATGTGTTGCCTTATGATGGGACGGTTCATTATTACGGCCCCATCTTTGCTGCCGATGAAGCTCAACATTATTTTGATTGTTTAATGAAAGAGGTTTTTTGGCAGCATGATCAGGCCATTATTTATGGAAAAACAATCACTACCAAACGGAAAGTTGCTTGGTATGCGGATCAGGCATTTACTTATACCTATTCTAAGACAACCAAAACTGCTTTACCTTGGCTATCTGTTCTTCTTGAAATTAAATCGCATGTAGAAAAGATAAGTCAAGCACGCTACAATGCTTGTTTACTTAACCTATACCACGATGGTCAAGAAGGCATCAGTTGGCACAGTGATGCCGAAAAAGAACTGGTCGCAAAAGCCGCTATTGCCTCTTTAAGCTTTGGTGCTGAACGGAAGTTTTCTTTTAAACATAAAACAAACAAAGAAAAACGCTCTTGTCTTTTAGAAGCTGGCAGCTTATTGGTCATGAAAGATAAAACTCAAAGTCATTGGTCTCATAGTTTACCCACCACAAAAACAGTTTTAAAACCAAGAATTAATCTTACCTTTAGATTAATGCGCGGTTAA
- a CDS encoding M15 family metallopeptidase, translating to MNVSMVSRGKYYARLLLLMCLISDGLAWAQAKRTPEQAISFLKAYPDILVEYVPGQFDESVGSFLLASGKRIAAAGMLRTVRQDYFAIDKDSMIPDYHNPGILRDHQFFMAMYGHNYDEVEEKITEIDWFGLEIKVTTANAIDQRLMKIRDELLAMDNYNAFKDYLTPIGGTFHWRKIAGTNQRSMHSYGAAIDLNSQGGKGCYYKWHYPRGASPDRGRCHLGYPKEIIDTFEKYCFIWGGRWQRHDTMHFEYRPEFFTSRDACIVDLDQHELELRRQEFARENPAIQPLPSTLIRPEVKSLHSH from the coding sequence ATGAACGTGTCTATGGTTTCTAGGGGGAAATATTATGCAAGACTATTGCTATTGATGTGTTTGATAAGCGACGGGCTAGCATGGGCGCAAGCCAAACGTACACCAGAGCAGGCAATATCTTTTTTGAAAGCCTATCCAGATATTCTAGTAGAGTATGTTCCAGGTCAGTTTGATGAAAGTGTTGGGAGTTTTTTACTTGCATCTGGTAAACGTATAGCAGCCGCAGGTATGTTAAGAACCGTCCGTCAAGATTACTTTGCCATTGATAAAGATTCAATGATCCCGGATTATCATAACCCCGGAATTTTAAGAGATCATCAATTTTTCATGGCCATGTATGGGCATAACTACGATGAAGTTGAAGAAAAAATTACAGAGATTGATTGGTTTGGCTTAGAAATTAAAGTAACAACAGCCAATGCCATTGATCAAAGGTTGATGAAAATAAGAGATGAATTGTTGGCTATGGATAATTACAATGCATTCAAAGACTATTTGACCCCGATAGGAGGAACGTTTCATTGGAGAAAAATAGCAGGGACCAATCAAAGAAGTATGCACAGTTATGGTGCTGCCATTGATTTAAATAGCCAAGGAGGCAAAGGCTGTTATTACAAGTGGCATTATCCTAGAGGAGCTTCACCAGATAGAGGAAGATGTCACTTGGGTTATCCAAAAGAGATAATTGATACGTTTGAAAAGTACTGTTTTATCTGGGGCGGTCGTTGGCAACGTCATGATACCATGCACTTTGAATACAGACCTGAATTTTTTACCAGTAGAGATGCGTGTATCGTTGATTTAGATCAGCATGAGTTAGAATTAAGGCGTCAAGAGTTTGCTAGAGAAAATCCAGCAATTCAACCGCTACCTTCAACCTTAATTCGACCCGAAGTGAAGTCATTGCACTCACATTAA
- the dnaX gene encoding DNA polymerase III subunit gamma/tau has protein sequence MSYVVLARKWRPQSFDDLVGQETIVKIIKNAIALNRVPHAMLFTGTRGVGKTTSARIVAKALNCENPQDINPCNQCTNCKEISASQNIDVIEIDGASNTSVDDIRELKDNVQYAPSKSKYKIFIIDEVHMLSTSAFNALLKTLEEPPSHVKFIFATTEPQKIPDTIHSRCQRFDFKEVAETHLKQHLQTILQQEKVNMEPAALDLLVIQAAGSVRDGLSLLDQVIALISSLDETILEKDVIDILGLTHKSILDESLQCLSEHSVEGVLHVLEKVFQTGVDPKNYLTDLLEKVRDLLVIKAGGADHLVRATEEELTRLKTMAGDIAEEELERWFDLFKNTINELGRSNFAKRLLEVTMIKAARYVPRVNVDDLLEQINAKKSSTQPSVQMKEQRQPQTYAKAPSEQPIVQEAKPVDSSEKRNLDVEQAAPKPVEAQANPPQSKWDQLLQVTKKNKPSYAAILLQSNLNKIDDHAIVLEFPKGSFYIERAKEKEFKQYMEDLSETLFGKKLQLNVCESGEPRQDETPHSVKQAQAEKSVLEDKKVQETLTLFDAKVDEVNIIK, from the coding sequence ATGAGTTATGTGGTATTGGCGCGAAAATGGCGACCACAAAGTTTTGATGATTTGGTTGGACAAGAAACCATTGTAAAAATCATAAAAAATGCCATTGCTCTCAATCGTGTGCCGCATGCCATGTTGTTTACTGGAACTCGTGGTGTTGGTAAAACAACTTCGGCCAGAATTGTTGCTAAAGCTTTAAATTGTGAGAATCCACAAGATATCAATCCCTGTAATCAGTGCACCAATTGTAAAGAGATATCCGCCAGTCAAAATATTGATGTGATTGAAATCGATGGTGCGTCCAACACCTCCGTGGATGATATCCGTGAATTAAAAGACAATGTGCAATACGCACCGTCTAAATCCAAGTATAAAATTTTTATTATTGATGAAGTGCATATGCTTTCGACCAGTGCTTTTAATGCCCTGTTAAAAACCTTGGAAGAACCGCCTTCGCATGTGAAGTTTATTTTTGCCACAACCGAGCCGCAGAAAATTCCAGACACCATTCATTCCCGGTGCCAACGCTTTGATTTTAAAGAAGTGGCTGAGACACATCTAAAACAACATTTGCAAACTATTTTACAGCAAGAAAAAGTTAATATGGAGCCAGCAGCCCTGGACTTGTTGGTTATACAAGCTGCAGGGAGTGTTAGAGATGGCTTGTCTTTGCTGGACCAAGTGATTGCCTTGATCTCCAGCTTGGATGAAACCATTTTAGAAAAAGATGTCATTGATATTTTGGGCTTAACCCACAAATCTATTTTAGATGAGAGTTTGCAGTGTTTAAGTGAACATTCAGTTGAAGGCGTTTTACACGTGCTTGAAAAAGTATTTCAAACTGGGGTTGATCCAAAAAACTATCTCACAGATTTACTTGAAAAAGTACGTGACTTGTTGGTCATTAAGGCCGGTGGCGCTGACCATTTAGTGCGGGCTACAGAAGAAGAACTAACAAGGCTTAAAACCATGGCGGGTGACATTGCTGAAGAAGAGCTGGAACGGTGGTTTGATTTATTTAAAAACACCATCAATGAGTTGGGGCGCAGTAATTTTGCCAAGCGCTTACTTGAAGTAACCATGATTAAAGCTGCGCGATATGTCCCCAGGGTGAATGTAGATGATTTACTTGAGCAAATTAATGCTAAAAAAAGTTCTACACAGCCAAGTGTGCAAATGAAGGAACAAAGACAGCCTCAAACGTATGCAAAAGCTCCATCTGAGCAACCCATCGTCCAAGAAGCAAAGCCAGTAGATTCATCAGAAAAAAGAAATCTTGATGTTGAACAGGCGGCCCCAAAGCCAGTAGAAGCCCAAGCCAATCCACCTCAGTCCAAGTGGGATCAGCTATTGCAGGTGACCAAAAAAAATAAACCCTCTTATGCAGCAATTTTGTTGCAAAGCAACCTGAATAAAATTGATGATCATGCTATTGTATTGGAATTTCCGAAAGGTTCTTTTTATATTGAAAGAGCAAAAGAAAAAGAGTTCAAACAATACATGGAAGATTTGAGCGAGACGCTTTTTGGAAAAAAACTGCAATTGAATGTTTGTGAAAGTGGTGAGCCCCGTCAGGATGAAACGCCTCATTCAGTCAAACAAGCACAGGCGGAAAAGTCAGTTCTTGAAGATAAAAAAGTTCAAGAAACGCTTACCTTGTTTGATGCCAAAGTGGACGAGGTGAATATTATAAAATGA
- the recR gene encoding recombination mediator RecR: protein MSYIPKSFQEAVKAFSQLPSIGQKSAQRMVMHLLKLPEEKTINFAQALLKVKQSIRLCESCYAYSDDSVCQICSNPKRDETLVCVVENPTDIFAIEESAQYQGVYHVLHGRLSPLEGIGPEQIKMDQLFKRVEKGLIQEVILAMNPDVEGDATALYVANKLSKQYAVKSSRIAMGVPMGSSLEYTDQITLGRAIAERRQYK from the coding sequence ATGAGTTATATTCCCAAGTCTTTCCAAGAGGCAGTTAAAGCCTTCAGTCAGCTGCCCAGTATTGGTCAAAAATCAGCGCAACGCATGGTCATGCATTTATTAAAGCTGCCAGAAGAAAAAACCATAAACTTTGCCCAAGCGCTGCTAAAAGTTAAACAAAGCATTCGTTTATGTGAATCTTGTTATGCGTATAGTGATGACAGTGTTTGTCAAATATGTTCAAACCCAAAAAGAGATGAAACTCTGGTATGTGTTGTGGAAAATCCAACGGATATCTTTGCAATAGAGGAAAGCGCTCAATATCAGGGAGTGTATCATGTTTTGCATGGGCGTCTATCCCCTTTGGAAGGAATTGGTCCAGAGCAGATTAAAATGGATCAGTTGTTTAAAAGGGTTGAAAAAGGTTTAATTCAAGAGGTTATTCTAGCAATGAACCCTGATGTTGAAGGAGATGCAACAGCTCTGTATGTGGCAAACAAACTATCCAAGCAATATGCGGTTAAAAGCAGCAGAATTGCTATGGGCGTTCCTATGGGTAGTAGTTTAGAGTATACGGATCAAATTACTTTGGGCAGAGCCATTGCTGAAAGAAGACAATACAAATAA
- a CDS encoding roadblock/LC7 domain-containing protein yields the protein MDNSPMVVFEKEMVEIFSIIENLNKEAHAKACFLVDKNGQLIASTGNTQEIDSIGLASLTAGNFAATAGIAKLLGEKEFSIVFHEGEKDNIHLSLIDQRVILVVLFDDSSSLGLVRLRVKKFSRELGDLFNKLASKADPKSAVASVFEEISDQDIDQLFGD from the coding sequence ATGGATAATTCTCCAATGGTTGTGTTTGAGAAAGAAATGGTTGAAATTTTTTCAATCATTGAAAACTTGAACAAAGAAGCGCATGCAAAAGCATGCTTTTTAGTCGATAAAAATGGACAGCTGATTGCCTCAACTGGAAATACGCAAGAAATTGATTCTATTGGCTTAGCCTCTTTAACGGCTGGTAATTTTGCAGCAACTGCTGGTATAGCAAAGTTGTTAGGTGAAAAAGAGTTTTCTATTGTGTTTCATGAAGGTGAAAAAGATAATATTCATCTGTCATTAATTGACCAAAGAGTGATATTGGTGGTTTTATTTGATGATAGTTCAAGTCTTGGTTTGGTTCGACTGCGTGTGAAAAAGTTTAGTCGAGAGTTGGGAGATTTGTTTAATAAATTGGCCAGTAAAGCAGATCCTAAGTCAGCGGTGGCGTCTGTTTTTGAGGAGATTTCAGATCAAGATATTGATCAATTATTTGGTGACTAA
- a CDS encoding GTPase domain-containing protein: protein MMYIDSYAKEINCKIVYYGPGLGGKTSNLQFIHKKTKPEAKGKMISLATETERTLFFDFLPLSLGTIRGFKTRFHLYTVPGQVFYDLTRKEVLKRTDGVVFVADSQEERREANIESFENLKVNLKENGLSLDSIPHVMQYNKRDLPSAMDIEQMRRDLNFYKVPEFEAVAIEGQGVFDTLKSIAKLVLLELKKGQ from the coding sequence ATTATGTATATAGATTCTTACGCAAAAGAAATTAACTGTAAAATTGTATATTATGGACCTGGTTTAGGCGGAAAAACCAGCAACCTTCAGTTTATACATAAGAAAACCAAACCTGAAGCTAAGGGAAAAATGATTTCTTTGGCTACAGAAACAGAAAGAACTTTGTTTTTTGATTTCTTACCCTTATCTTTGGGAACCATTCGTGGCTTTAAAACACGGTTTCATTTGTACACTGTGCCTGGACAAGTCTTTTATGACTTAACTCGTAAAGAGGTTTTAAAAAGAACAGATGGTGTTGTCTTTGTGGCAGACTCGCAAGAAGAACGAAGAGAAGCCAACATAGAGTCATTTGAAAACTTAAAAGTCAATTTAAAAGAAAATGGTTTATCCTTGGATAGCATTCCTCATGTTATGCAATACAATAAACGTGACTTACCATCGGCAATGGACATAGAACAAATGCGAAGAGATTTAAACTTTTATAAGGTCCCCGAGTTTGAAGCAGTTGCAATAGAAGGACAGGGCGTGTTTGATACGCTCAAATCAATTGCAAAACTGGTTCTGCTTGAATTAAAAAAAGGTCAATAA
- a CDS encoding alpha/beta fold hydrolase — translation MLSNSFTPTPANVSKHSANANSFLKGEKDITLICIHGFTGSSSDFSIVASYLSDEFKINCLSLGLPGHTGKISDLKNIHYQDWLHYIEDNIQSYINKGHAIHIMGLSMGASLSMIIANKLHNKIKSITLFSPALWTLNRMNDFILHCLTKLPRCLIPNINIKKNKKQDEVLLFDAYPLHSLTEYKKVTLLAEKALATLNCPSLLVYSEDDDVISPQSSQFIYKHSKNPHKKIIRLKHAGHIIPKIQDQEQQLLLKELKEFYMNFF, via the coding sequence ATGCTTTCTAATTCTTTTACTCCTACGCCAGCAAATGTATCCAAGCATAGTGCAAATGCAAATTCTTTTTTAAAAGGAGAAAAAGATATTACCTTAATTTGCATTCATGGGTTTACAGGTAGCAGCAGTGACTTTTCTATTGTTGCCTCTTATTTAAGTGACGAATTTAAAATCAATTGTCTTTCTCTTGGTTTGCCCGGACATACTGGAAAAATTTCAGACCTAAAAAACATACACTATCAAGACTGGTTACACTACATTGAAGACAATATTCAATCTTATATTAACAAAGGTCACGCTATTCATATCATGGGTTTATCCATGGGTGCTTCTTTGAGTATGATCATAGCAAATAAACTACACAATAAAATCAAATCCATAACTCTATTTTCTCCTGCACTTTGGACCTTGAACCGTATGAATGATTTTATACTGCATTGTTTAACAAAGTTGCCCCGATGTTTAATACCCAATATCAATATAAAAAAGAATAAAAAGCAGGATGAAGTTTTATTATTTGATGCTTATCCTTTACATAGCCTCACTGAATATAAAAAAGTCACTCTTTTGGCAGAAAAAGCTCTTGCAACCCTCAACTGTCCAAGCTTATTGGTTTATTCTGAGGATGATGATGTTATCTCTCCGCAATCAAGCCAGTTTATATACAAACACAGTAAAAATCCCCATAAAAAAATCATAAGGCTAAAGCATGCTGGGCATATAATCCCTAAGATACAAGATCAAGAACAACAACTACTGCTAAAAGAGCTTAAAGAATTTTATATGAATTTTTTTTGA
- the gpmI gene encoding 2,3-bisphosphoglycerate-independent phosphoglycerate mutase — translation MTKKNVNKTVLVILDGWGVRNEIKGNAIAQANTPFYDRVLKQYPMTLLQASSGHVGLPEGVMGNSEVGHMNIGAGRVIAQDLVRINETFEHKTFSQSKTFQTMVTQHKATGQKIHLLGLLSDGCVHSSQEHYLNIIQILYEQGVDMKKVFFHAILDGRDTAPHSALNYIDIVKKTLAQWGGKLASISGRFFAMDRDQRWERTAKALAVLLDRGQNKTCVDPIQAINKSYAQGVGDEFFEPCQIINNDSVFEGKIEEHDTIFCFNFRADRMRQICSALSEKNVQQQCLKKLGLDANASGTVDPKRLFTMTRYNRGFAFPVMFDEQKVDMCLGETIEHEHLKQFRIAETEKYAHVTFFLNGGREDPYHQERRHLVPSPKVKTYDEVPAMNSSIVTDHLCSAIEQTQEHLIVVNYAQPDMVGHTGNFDAALKAVQATDECLQRIAEQALQNNYTVFVTADHGNIEQMLDTNGNVHTAHTLNPVPFIVIGHGAEDIRLQSSGTLSNIAPTVLQMMNIDIPTQMKSKGLIVKK, via the coding sequence ATGACAAAAAAAAATGTAAACAAAACAGTTTTGGTTATTCTAGATGGTTGGGGTGTTCGCAATGAAATAAAAGGTAATGCGATTGCTCAAGCCAATACCCCTTTTTATGATCGGGTTTTAAAACAATATCCAATGACTTTATTGCAGGCTTCGAGTGGCCATGTTGGTTTGCCAGAAGGTGTCATGGGCAACTCTGAAGTGGGTCATATGAATATTGGAGCAGGTAGAGTGATTGCACAAGATTTGGTCCGTATCAATGAAACTTTTGAGCATAAAACATTTTCTCAAAGTAAGACTTTTCAAACAATGGTTACGCAACACAAAGCAACAGGTCAAAAAATTCATTTGTTGGGTTTGTTGTCTGATGGGTGTGTTCACTCATCGCAAGAACATTATCTCAATATTATACAGATTCTTTATGAGCAAGGCGTGGATATGAAAAAAGTTTTTTTTCATGCTATTTTGGATGGGAGAGATACAGCACCGCACTCTGCACTAAACTATATAGATATTGTAAAAAAAACCTTAGCTCAGTGGGGTGGCAAACTGGCAAGTATCAGTGGTCGTTTTTTTGCCATGGATAGAGATCAACGTTGGGAGCGAACAGCTAAGGCTTTGGCTGTGTTATTGGATCGAGGTCAAAATAAAACCTGTGTTGATCCTATTCAAGCAATCAATAAATCCTATGCTCAAGGTGTTGGCGATGAGTTTTTTGAGCCTTGTCAAATAATCAACAACGACTCCGTTTTTGAAGGTAAAATTGAAGAGCATGATACAATTTTCTGTTTTAATTTTCGTGCAGATCGTATGCGGCAGATATGCAGTGCTTTGTCTGAGAAAAATGTACAGCAGCAATGCTTGAAAAAGCTGGGGTTAGACGCGAATGCTTCGGGTACTGTTGACCCTAAAAGATTGTTTACCATGACTAGGTACAATAGAGGCTTTGCTTTTCCAGTCATGTTTGATGAACAAAAAGTTGATATGTGTCTAGGCGAAACCATAGAACATGAGCATTTAAAGCAGTTTCGTATTGCTGAGACAGAAAAATATGCCCATGTTACCTTCTTTTTAAATGGAGGACGAGAAGATCCTTATCATCAAGAAAGGCGACATTTGGTTCCTTCTCCAAAGGTGAAAACCTATGATGAAGTGCCGGCAATGAATTCATCAATTGTTACAGATCATCTGTGTTCTGCAATTGAACAAACACAAGAACATTTGATTGTGGTAAATTATGCTCAGCCAGATATGGTTGGCCACACCGGTAACTTTGATGCTGCGCTAAAAGCTGTTCAAGCTACAGATGAATGTTTACAGAGAATTGCTGAGCAAGCATTACAAAACAACTACACAGTTTTTGTTACAGCGGATCATGGAAACATAGAACAAATGCTAGATACAAATGGCAATGTCCATACTGCGCACACGCTCAATCCAGTACCATTTATTGTTATTGGACATGGGGCAGAGGATATTAGATTACAATCCTCTGGTACACTAAGTAATATTGCGCCAACTGTGTTACAGATGATGAATATTGATATTCCAACTCAAATGAAGAGCAAAGGTTTGATCGTAAAAAAATAA
- a CDS encoding SurA N-terminal domain-containing protein — protein MLQSMRDGMVSPFAKFLLFILAAAMVGFYGFSGSCGGAISENISATVDGTEISQVELSRAFQNMMAYQQSQGMDFNSLPPEMINMLQKQVLQGLIQQKLLLKQARALGMTMPKKAIKESIQKQFTQGGQSFSFEQYKNILARFGQTPAQFEKEQGEKIMVNSLYQAINATSKTPLHLLKANYAIDQTKAKVSYIKLNSEILENKLDIEQASQENLQNFYEQNKENYRIPEQRSFSLFWLDLKNFLPQPNNDDLNKTLKSAYSPEQREKLSQARYHARHILISGDNSKNKAQKIYRRLLAGASFRSLAMAESEDPGSKTKGGDLGYFAADTMVPEFKQAVESLKVGQISAPVKSSFGYHVIELLDKIKPGPSTVERLNKELSFKWQSVALEQKKYKDSALDAAKKVFAKQATERNYKNINQNDNLPQIPDNNDTSIIMGKVMSAKVNEKTEMFTAASTDYLYQIQLNQVNESYIPNYNTLAKTVKADYLQQAYQKAFATLIAQKNQALLKQEITDLQSLANELDLSVQTSNWFSAKDASKLNSDLSLDDLKPALSMQKNTLFPKTIVKGKDHYILSVTDIQTPDWSQFDTTAAETNRQDSQKVNQWIDALKDNAEIEIAPELQGS, from the coding sequence ATGTTACAATCCATGAGAGACGGTATGGTTTCACCTTTTGCTAAATTCTTACTTTTTATCCTTGCCGCAGCCATGGTCGGTTTTTATGGTTTTTCAGGTTCTTGCGGAGGTGCCATATCTGAAAACATCAGCGCCACAGTTGATGGTACCGAAATCAGCCAAGTCGAGCTTTCCAGAGCATTTCAAAATATGATGGCCTATCAGCAGAGTCAAGGTATGGATTTTAATAGCCTGCCTCCAGAAATGATTAACATGTTACAAAAACAAGTGTTGCAAGGTTTAATTCAACAAAAACTTCTGCTTAAACAAGCACGTGCATTGGGCATGACCATGCCTAAAAAAGCAATTAAAGAGAGCATTCAAAAACAATTTACCCAAGGTGGACAGAGCTTCAGCTTTGAACAATACAAAAATATTCTTGCACGCTTTGGACAAACCCCTGCTCAATTTGAAAAAGAGCAAGGGGAGAAAATCATGGTTAACAGTTTGTATCAAGCCATCAACGCTACAAGCAAAACACCTTTACATCTTTTAAAAGCCAACTACGCTATTGATCAAACCAAAGCAAAAGTAAGCTACATTAAGCTTAACAGTGAGATCCTTGAAAATAAACTGGATATTGAACAAGCCTCGCAAGAAAATCTCCAAAATTTTTATGAACAAAACAAAGAAAACTACCGTATTCCAGAACAACGGAGCTTTTCTTTATTTTGGCTTGATTTAAAAAACTTTTTACCTCAACCCAACAACGATGACCTTAACAAAACATTAAAGTCCGCCTACAGTCCAGAGCAAAGAGAAAAGCTTTCACAAGCCCGCTATCATGCTCGTCACATATTAATTAGCGGTGATAACAGCAAGAATAAAGCCCAAAAAATTTATCGTCGTCTACTAGCTGGAGCATCTTTTAGGTCTCTTGCAATGGCAGAAAGTGAAGACCCAGGTTCAAAAACTAAGGGGGGTGACTTAGGCTATTTTGCTGCCGACACCATGGTTCCAGAATTTAAGCAAGCCGTTGAATCATTAAAAGTGGGGCAAATCAGCGCTCCAGTAAAGTCATCTTTTGGCTACCACGTCATTGAACTTTTAGATAAAATCAAACCAGGCCCAAGTACTGTTGAACGTTTAAATAAAGAGCTCAGCTTTAAATGGCAATCTGTTGCTCTAGAACAAAAAAAATATAAGGACAGTGCTTTAGATGCTGCTAAAAAAGTTTTTGCTAAGCAGGCTACCGAACGTAACTATAAAAACATTAACCAAAATGACAACTTACCCCAAATCCCAGACAACAATGATACAAGTATCATTATGGGTAAGGTAATGAGTGCAAAGGTAAATGAAAAAACTGAAATGTTTACAGCGGCCTCTACCGATTACCTTTATCAGATCCAGTTAAATCAGGTCAATGAAAGCTATATTCCTAATTACAACACGCTTGCTAAAACCGTCAAAGCCGACTATTTGCAACAAGCTTATCAAAAAGCTTTTGCAACCCTGATTGCACAAAAAAACCAAGCACTTCTTAAACAAGAAATCACTGATTTACAAAGTTTAGCCAATGAACTGGATTTAAGCGTACAAACCAGCAATTGGTTTTCAGCCAAAGACGCCTCAAAACTAAATTCAGACCTGAGCCTAGACGATCTTAAACCTGCGCTTTCTATGCAAAAAAACACACTGTTTCCAAAAACCATTGTCAAAGGTAAAGATCACTACATTTTATCTGTTACCGATATCCAAACGCCAGATTGGAGTCAATTTGATACTACAGCCGCTGAAACTAACCGGCAAGACTCACAAAAGGTCAACCAATGGATTGATGCTTTAAAAGATAACGCAGAAATAGAAATAGCGCCAGAACTACAAGGCTCCTAA